Proteins encoded by one window of Salvia splendens isolate huo1 chromosome 5, SspV2, whole genome shotgun sequence:
- the LOC121804041 gene encoding uncharacterized protein LOC121804041 yields MAPLLPALTVPNQSGFIKDRLLSDNTLLAQELFHELWKCNPSPNLALKLDLAKAYDHVQWSFLLKVLRKMGFSEMCWIFQIITGADYLSRTLDRLILGNKKMRYCTARYSMEVSHLAYADDIIIFTQARRASLKHLKDCLKYYMEVSGQKINEAKSCFYIDKKHVGWAADVASIEGFQQGSLSCTYLGVPIFRGWKKTNLFMFIQDKFSHKILCWCHRHLSFGGRLTLVKSILEAISVHIFQVLEPTKGALRILEQVLARSSRFSPIWRRMFKAGVKCKGLIRWMLGEGKIRFWDDTWLEYQPISAFCSKAGIPPFVRVNEFWTDTRWKKDDVLDLLDEWGVPREVTERIMNLPINTEAEDIGRCALTPHGNFTVSSAWELIRNKGEKMEVYEFIWGKGISPTISVFLWRFLANQIPVDAKVQWGSVPCLKMPLLLKTRYGDKDAPFVNGVKQQLVCGSIS; encoded by the exons ATGGCGCCCTTACTCCCTGCTCTCACTGTCCCAAACCAGAGTGGATTTATTAAAGACCGTCTCTTGAGTGATAATACTCTGTTGGCTCAGGAATTGTTCCATGAACTTTGGAAATGCAACCCTTCACCAAATCTGGCCCTTAAGCTAGATTTGGCTAAGGCTTATGACCATGTTCAATGGTCGTTCTTGTTAAAGGTGTTAAGGAAAATGGGTTTCTCGGAGATGTG CTGGATTTTTCAAATCATCACGGGGGCAGATTACCTTTCTAGAACTTTGGACCGCCTTATTTTGGGGAACAAGAAGATGAGGTACTGCACGGCTAGATATTCAATGGAAGTATCTCATCTTGCTTATGCGGATGATATTATTATCTTCACTCAAGCTAGACGGGCTTCTCTCAAACATCTCAAGGACTGCCTCAAGTATTACATGGAAGTGTCAGGGCAAAAGATTAATGAGGCAAAGAGTTGTTTCTACATTGATAAGAAGCATGTGGGATGGGCGGCGGATGTCGCTTCTATTGAAGGATTTCAGCAAGGTAGCCTCTCTTGCACCTATCTAGGAGTTCCCATTTTCCGTGGATGGAAGAAGACTAATCTGTTTATGTTTATTCAGGATAAGTTCTCACATAAGATTCTTTGTTGGTGCCATAGACACCTTTCTTTTGGGGGTAGGCTCACCTTGGTTAAAAGCATTCTTGAAGCTATTTCGGTACACATTTTCCAAGTCCTTGAGCCAACAAAGGGAGCTCTCAGAATCCTGGAACAAGTCTTGGCCAG gtCCAGCAGATTCAGCCCCATTTGGAGAAGGATGTTCAAGGCTGGGGTTAAATGCAAAGGCCTCATCAGATGGATGTTAGGAGAAGGCAAGATTAGATTTTGGGATGATACTTGGTTAGAATATCAGCCGATTAGTGCCTTTTGCTCAAAGGCAGGGATTCCACCGTTTGTAAGAGTGAATGAATTCTGGACAGATACTAGATGGAAGAAGGATGATGTCCTTGATCTGCTGGATGAGTGGGGTGTGCCGAGAGAGGTGACTGAGAGAATCATGAACTTACCAATTAACACGGAGGCTGAGGACATTGGCCGCTGTGCTTTGACTCCACATGGCAATTTTACCGTGTCCTCGGCCTGGGAACTTATAAGAAACAAAGGAGAAAAGATGGAGGTGTATGAGTTCATTTGGGGAAAAGGCATTAGCCCTACAATATCGGTGTTTCTTTGGAGATTCTTAGCAAACCAGATTCCCGTGGATGCAAAAGTGCAATGGGGGAGTGTCCCTTGCCTCAAAATGCCGCTGTTGCTCAAAACCAGATATGGAGACAAGGATGCACCTTTTGTGAATGGTGTGAAGCAGCAACTTGTGTGTGGAAGCATTTCTTGA